From Actinoplanes oblitus, a single genomic window includes:
- a CDS encoding SMI1/KNR4 family protein yields the protein MASFDRVVAGFWHPDIEYLRLPPLTDDLVADAETQLGVTLPLDLIRLLKIQNGGVVAEAWDACPVETNFYADDHVPFEQLCGIGPAGQATTTTLLDTPYLVQEWDLPSPVVLLGGEGHYWIALDYRDCGSAGDPPVVWIDNEMDHELLLAPNFRGLIERLTPSAGFPE from the coding sequence ATGGCGTCGTTCGATCGGGTCGTGGCCGGCTTCTGGCACCCGGACATTGAGTATCTTCGGCTGCCTCCCCTGACGGATGACCTGGTCGCCGACGCAGAAACCCAGCTCGGGGTCACCTTGCCCCTCGACCTCATCCGCCTACTCAAGATTCAGAACGGTGGTGTCGTCGCCGAGGCATGGGACGCATGTCCGGTTGAAACGAACTTCTACGCGGATGATCACGTTCCCTTCGAGCAACTCTGCGGGATCGGACCGGCCGGGCAGGCCACGACGACGACGCTGCTCGACACCCCATATCTGGTGCAGGAATGGGACCTCCCCTCGCCAGTTGTATTACTCGGCGGAGAAGGGCATTACTGGATTGCCCTCGACTACCGAGACTGCGGCTCCGCAGGAGATCCACCGGTCGTCTGGATCGACAACGAGATGGACCATGAACTGCTGCTCGCACCCAACTTCCGCGGGCTCATTGAGCGGCTGACGCCCTCCGCAGGCTTCCCCGAGTAA
- the mobF gene encoding MobF family relaxase, with translation MLTVARIAPGAGIAYLTRQVAAGKHDFRPAEGSFAVAYHTDPKARGEAPGWWAGQTGVLFGIGGEVSTEQLQKLIGEGKHPVSGKQLGRLWRRYKTLDDSARQAAVEKAWDELPKDATYEQIAQVWLRIWTAPERQPVAGFDVTVSPVKSVSLFWAFGDDRIKAQVMAAHHAGVRATLEHLRRHGAFTRLGTDGIVQVDTDGLAAAVFDHRMSREKDPQLHSHIVVSSKVRVTRNGREDWLSLDSKAFYQATIGARVAYERAVEVELGRSLGVRFAAREGSPIREIVGFSTRAIAQYSKRRAAIETDMQSQLTDPAAGRERMQIGRWRHRAQIATLRSRPDKDGGESTNQAVTRWQYEDRRAGLNTASEVRRIAAGQVPDHVDQRARQLIRHATARRPGRSITVDDLHRATLDLGITDDQQRTAAVTAAVRRVPRLAVEHAVAELSASKAVFGIDHLELAIGRILHVDPADGRDQDWRRVQRLAAEAVRTHSSGLRVLTPSALLEWGDTLLRGSDRQSIYSRHRDLKLSTEPVLAAEKELIAYSTRRGAATAPKALLDQVATELDLSDEKRAALLFAVGDDRRITGIVGPAGTGKTYLQRAVGIAAQRAGVPILGLTVGQNAANVLAAATREGGSPGIRTENVAMWLHAQDFPPEGTTRADWAFQPGQWVIIDEASQACTIDLVRLAQLLEPVGGKLILVGDPEQISAVGPGGAFRYLASLGATTDLREVRRFTDAWEGPASLRLRIGDTTVLAEYDRRGRILGGHRQDLTQHVLDAWAADIVQGRSSLIMVETEAEAADLSARARQILINAGLVEPGASVELANGTHAGAGDLVVTRRNNRDLVMADRFVANRDQWRVVSIGATGSLNVEHTVTGRRIVLPGDYVAEHVQLAYAATVDSAQGRTVDVGRALVNAATSRARLYVMATRGRLLNQIAVITSDEPPEGHPARDPSAGVTTLAEILRTDTTDRSATEVEQSLWADVDALRQWGPVYDDLRGRAMAPRYTQVIRKVAGPAVAADFAADPALPALAARLQNLAAAGYDPEAVLAAVASARELHSARDTAAVLAWRIDQVYRDIEPDPAVAVSGPQAGTYTDRFPQADRDIGNALRDVAAICDRRVEALAVQAAQHQPAWSTALGALPADTAGRRQWLAGAAVVAAYRDRYAISGDEPIGPQPSTRDPARWAAWHRAQIVLGVATLAGQISAATDNRLRELINAQRAADNAAPPYVAGDLRSAHTRLVAAEQHLRDTRLTLAGAQHEAARSAAITQTGTPRWWQAAPGRARAAADRHAARVAALRASITVEELQRQLVDARARVTSARDEVTGLEEAHHDWNRWYQQQLPTRYAGLAAAAEAARRAQRLADGTKELAQHVRATTARVRAVDNTRPNRHSTPIPAHLDDDARAAYERTTEFAENGAQQPDHEMEFDRD, from the coding sequence ATGCTCACGGTTGCTCGCATCGCGCCGGGGGCCGGGATCGCCTACCTGACCCGGCAGGTGGCTGCCGGCAAGCACGACTTCCGTCCAGCTGAGGGTTCCTTCGCGGTCGCCTACCACACCGACCCGAAGGCCCGCGGCGAAGCACCGGGCTGGTGGGCCGGCCAGACCGGCGTTCTTTTCGGCATTGGCGGGGAGGTATCCACCGAGCAGTTGCAGAAACTCATCGGTGAGGGAAAGCACCCGGTCAGCGGGAAGCAGCTCGGTCGCCTATGGCGACGCTATAAGACGCTAGATGACAGCGCGCGGCAGGCTGCCGTCGAAAAGGCGTGGGATGAGCTGCCCAAGGACGCCACCTACGAGCAGATAGCGCAGGTGTGGCTACGCATTTGGACTGCCCCGGAACGGCAGCCGGTAGCCGGATTCGACGTCACCGTTTCTCCCGTGAAAAGCGTCAGCCTGTTTTGGGCCTTCGGCGACGACCGCATCAAGGCGCAGGTGATGGCCGCCCACCACGCGGGCGTGCGCGCCACCCTGGAGCACCTGCGCCGGCACGGTGCGTTCACCCGGCTGGGCACTGACGGGATCGTGCAGGTCGACACCGACGGCTTGGCCGCCGCCGTCTTCGATCATCGGATGTCACGGGAGAAGGACCCGCAGCTGCACTCGCACATCGTCGTCTCCAGCAAAGTTCGCGTCACCCGCAACGGCCGCGAAGACTGGCTCTCCCTCGACAGCAAGGCTTTCTACCAGGCCACCATCGGCGCCCGGGTCGCGTACGAACGCGCCGTCGAAGTCGAACTCGGACGCAGCCTCGGTGTCCGGTTCGCCGCCCGCGAAGGGTCACCGATCCGTGAGATCGTCGGGTTCAGCACCCGCGCCATCGCGCAGTACTCGAAGCGGCGTGCCGCCATCGAAACCGACATGCAAAGCCAGCTGACCGACCCGGCCGCCGGCCGCGAGCGCATGCAGATCGGCCGGTGGCGCCACCGCGCCCAGATCGCGACCCTGCGCTCGCGGCCCGACAAGGACGGCGGTGAATCCACCAATCAGGCCGTCACACGGTGGCAGTACGAGGACCGCCGCGCCGGCCTCAACACCGCCAGCGAGGTGCGCAGGATCGCGGCCGGGCAGGTCCCGGACCATGTCGACCAGCGCGCCCGGCAGCTGATCCGGCATGCGACGGCACGCCGGCCCGGCCGATCGATCACCGTCGATGACCTCCACCGTGCCACCCTGGATCTCGGCATCACCGACGACCAGCAGCGCACAGCCGCCGTCACCGCGGCAGTCCGGCGCGTCCCGCGGCTCGCGGTCGAACACGCTGTCGCCGAGCTGTCCGCCAGCAAAGCGGTCTTCGGCATCGACCATCTCGAACTGGCCATCGGCCGGATCCTGCACGTCGACCCGGCCGATGGCCGGGACCAGGACTGGCGGCGGGTCCAGCGTCTCGCCGCCGAAGCCGTCCGCACCCATAGCAGCGGCCTGCGCGTCTTGACTCCATCCGCGCTGCTGGAGTGGGGCGACACCTTGCTGCGCGGCAGCGACCGGCAGAGCATCTACAGCCGCCACCGCGACCTCAAACTTTCGACCGAACCCGTGCTCGCCGCGGAGAAGGAACTCATCGCCTACAGCACCAGGCGTGGCGCTGCCACCGCCCCCAAGGCGCTCCTCGACCAGGTCGCCACCGAGCTTGATCTCAGCGACGAGAAACGGGCCGCACTGCTTTTCGCGGTCGGCGACGACCGGCGCATCACCGGAATCGTCGGGCCGGCCGGCACCGGCAAAACCTACCTGCAGCGGGCCGTCGGCATCGCCGCCCAACGCGCCGGCGTTCCGATCCTGGGGCTCACCGTGGGGCAGAACGCCGCGAACGTGCTCGCCGCCGCCACCCGCGAAGGCGGCTCGCCGGGCATCCGGACCGAGAACGTGGCAATGTGGCTGCACGCCCAGGACTTCCCGCCGGAGGGCACCACGCGCGCGGATTGGGCGTTCCAGCCGGGCCAGTGGGTGATCATCGACGAAGCGTCCCAGGCCTGCACTATCGACCTGGTCCGCCTTGCTCAGCTGCTCGAACCGGTCGGCGGGAAGCTCATTCTCGTCGGCGACCCGGAACAGATCTCCGCTGTCGGGCCCGGCGGTGCGTTCCGCTACCTGGCCTCACTCGGCGCGACAACCGACCTGCGCGAGGTTCGCCGGTTCACCGATGCGTGGGAAGGGCCCGCCTCGCTACGGCTGCGGATCGGCGACACGACCGTCCTCGCCGAGTACGACCGGCGTGGCCGAATCCTCGGCGGCCACCGCCAGGACCTCACCCAGCATGTCCTGGACGCCTGGGCCGCCGACATCGTCCAGGGCCGCAGCAGCCTCATCATGGTCGAAACCGAGGCCGAAGCCGCCGACCTGTCCGCCCGAGCCCGCCAGATACTGATCAACGCCGGGCTTGTAGAACCCGGCGCCAGCGTCGAGCTGGCCAACGGCACCCATGCCGGTGCCGGCGACCTGGTCGTGACCCGCCGCAACAACCGCGACCTCGTCATGGCTGACCGGTTCGTCGCCAACCGCGACCAGTGGCGGGTCGTTTCGATCGGCGCCACCGGGTCCCTGAACGTTGAGCACACCGTCACTGGCCGGCGCATCGTCCTGCCCGGTGACTACGTGGCCGAGCACGTCCAGTTGGCCTATGCCGCCACCGTCGACTCCGCGCAAGGCCGCACCGTTGATGTCGGCCGCGCTCTCGTCAACGCCGCCACCAGCCGCGCCCGTCTGTACGTGATGGCCACCCGCGGCCGGCTGCTCAACCAGATCGCCGTCATCACCAGCGACGAACCACCCGAAGGCCACCCGGCCCGAGACCCGTCTGCAGGCGTCACCACCCTCGCTGAGATCCTGCGGACCGACACCACCGACCGATCCGCCACCGAGGTCGAACAGAGTCTGTGGGCCGACGTCGACGCCCTCCGGCAGTGGGGGCCGGTCTACGACGACCTGCGCGGCCGAGCTATGGCACCCCGCTATACCCAGGTCATCCGGAAGGTCGCCGGCCCGGCAGTCGCTGCGGACTTCGCCGCCGATCCGGCCCTTCCCGCGCTCGCCGCACGGCTGCAGAACCTCGCCGCAGCCGGCTACGACCCCGAAGCTGTCCTCGCCGCGGTCGCCTCCGCACGGGAGCTGCACAGCGCCCGCGACACCGCCGCGGTCCTCGCCTGGCGCATCGATCAGGTCTACCGCGACATCGAACCCGACCCTGCCGTCGCCGTCAGCGGCCCGCAAGCGGGCACTTACACCGACCGCTTCCCCCAGGCCGACCGCGACATCGGCAACGCGCTACGCGATGTCGCCGCGATCTGCGACCGACGCGTCGAAGCACTCGCCGTCCAGGCCGCCCAGCATCAGCCCGCCTGGAGCACTGCGCTCGGCGCACTGCCCGCAGACACGGCCGGGCGCCGGCAGTGGCTCGCCGGTGCCGCTGTCGTCGCCGCCTACCGCGACCGATACGCCATCAGCGGCGACGAACCCATCGGCCCGCAGCCTTCCACCCGCGACCCAGCACGCTGGGCCGCCTGGCACCGGGCCCAGATAGTGCTCGGTGTCGCCACCCTCGCCGGCCAGATCAGTGCCGCGACCGACAACCGGCTGCGCGAGCTGATCAACGCACAACGCGCTGCGGACAACGCCGCACCGCCCTACGTCGCCGGCGACCTACGCAGCGCGCACACCCGGCTCGTCGCCGCCGAACAGCACCTGCGCGACACCCGCCTGACCCTCGCCGGCGCCCAGCATGAGGCCGCCCGATCCGCCGCGATCACACAGACCGGCACGCCTCGGTGGTGGCAGGCCGCCCCCGGCCGTGCCCGCGCGGCGGCCGACCGCCACGCCGCCCGCGTAGCCGCTCTGCGGGCCTCTATCACCGTGGAAGAGCTCCAGCGGCAGCTAGTTGACGCCCGAGCCCGGGTGACCTCCGCCCGCGACGAGGTCACCGGCCTCGAGGAAGCCCACCACGACTGGAACCGCTGGTATCAACAGCAGCTGCCCACCCGGTACGCCGGACTCGCCGCCGCCGCAGAGGCCGCCCGTCGCGCGCAACGTCTCGCCGACGGCACGAAAGAGCTGGCTCAGCACGTTCGCGCCACAACCGCTCGCGTCCGCGCCGTCGACAACACCCGGCCGAACCGGCACAGCACACCGATCCCCGCTCACCTCGACGACGACGCGCGCGCCGCGTACGAGCGCACCACCGAGTTCGCCGAGAACGGAGCGCAGCAGCCAGATCACGAGATGGAGTTCGACCGTGACTGA